In one window of Primulina tabacum isolate GXHZ01 chromosome 8, ASM2559414v2, whole genome shotgun sequence DNA:
- the LOC142554717 gene encoding uncharacterized protein LOC142554717, translating to MAMLHCYTDRIKCKVFLTTLVGSAQRWFEGLAPQSISSFKDFQKLFSHHFSSSKKYKKTAFSLFEVKQSPEESLRAYIRRFNRVALDVPTCATKTKTTAFTQGLREGEFFKSLTKKVPSDFEDLLSWAEKYINMEEAQKQKREAVKKERVDRVSKPEERGQKRGNSGHFSQHVPLKMAREREVQECSRDLAPDHQLSLPEKRGFCTFHKVCYHNTEDCKTLKGNYALPSIPGPSHNNQRPRLPPWTSRQPGSSARGGGMRNNPRSEPGRRREPEPERKNNSPPATGLIKMISGGSTDGDSNRARKSRSRRECMEVEGARRNETVISFGPEDLIGVNLPHNDALVIQARVENYDILRVFVDSGSSVNVIFKDAFSQMDLQGFHLEAVKTALFGFAGHVVYPEGEIVLPLTLGSQDLKKTVMTSFTVVDSPSSYNIILGRPAMNELRAVASTYHQKIKFPVGARV from the coding sequence ATGGCCATGCTGCACTGTTACACTGATAGAATAAAGTGTAAAGTGTTCCTAACAACATTGGTAGGTTCGGCTCAGAGATGGTTTGAGGGTTTGGCCCCCCAGAGTATTAGTTCTTTCAAAGATTTCCAGAAGTTGTTCTCGCACCATTTCAGCAGCAGCAAAAAGTACAAGAAGACTGCTTTCAGTCTTTTCGAAGTCAAGCAGAGCCCGGAGGAAAGTTTAAGGGCTTATATTCGAAGATTCAACCGAGTGGCTCTGGATGTCCCCACTTGTGCCACTAAGACAAAGACTACCGCATTTACCCAAGGCTTAAGGGAGGGTGAGTTTTTCAAATCACTGACCAAGAAGGTGCCCAGCGATTTCGAGGACTTATTATCCTGGGCAGAGAAGTACATCAATATGGAAGAGGCTCAGAAACAGAAGAGGGAGGCTGTAAAAAAGGAGAGAGTAGACCGGGTATCTAAGCCCGAGGAGAGGGGGCAAAAGAGAGGTAATTCAGGGCACTTTTCTCAGCACGTGCCTCTGAAGATGGCCCGGGAAAGGGAAGTACAAGAATGCAGTAGGGACCTGGCCCCGGACCATCAATTATCCTTGCCAGAGAAAAGAGGATTTTGCACTTTCCACAAAGTGTGTTATCATAACACCGAAGATTGCAAAACATTGAAGGGAAATTATGCCTTACCGTCCATCCCGGGACCCAGTCACAATAACCAGAGGCCTAGATTGCCACCTTGGACATCTCGGCAACCAGGATCCAGTGCCCGAGGGGGAGGTATGAGGAATAATCCGAGGAGTGAACCCGGGAGAAGAAGGGAGCCTGAGCCCGAGAGGAAAAATAATTCGCCCCCTGCGACGGGGttgattaaaatgatatcaggaggctctactgatggagactccaaCCGGGCGAGAAAGTCGAGAAGTAGGAGGGAATGTATGGAGGTAGAGGGAGCAAGGAGGAACGAGACGGTCATCAGTTTTGGCCCAGAAGATTTGATAGGGGTGAATCTGCCCCACAATGATGCCCTGGTTATCCAAGCCCGTGTGGAAAATTATGACATTTTGAGGGTCTTTGTTGATTCAGGCAGTTCTGTAAATGTGATTTTTAAAGATGCCTTTTCgcagatggatttgcagggTTTTCACTTGGAAGCTGTGAAAACTGCCCTCTTTGGCTTTGCTGGCCACGTGGTCTACCCGGAAGGGGAGATTGTCCTACCACTAACCCTAGGCTCTCAGGATCTCAAGAAGACAGTGATGACCTCTTTCACTGTAGTGGACTCCCCATCTTCATACAATATCATTTTGGGGAGGCCGGCTATGAATGAATTAAGGGCTGTGGCATCCACTTACCAtcaaaagataaagtttccTGTGGGAGCCCGGGTATGA